One Bombina bombina isolate aBomBom1 chromosome 5, aBomBom1.pri, whole genome shotgun sequence DNA segment encodes these proteins:
- the DSCC1 gene encoding sister chromatid cohesion protein DCC1, whose product MNRTAEEVEATLHVAKLELCDLRRTAQCLRFSDTFTSGEYSLMELDDTMCREIETGSSLVIRGDKDDHAVLCSQDKTYDLKIADTSNLLLFIPDCKTADQLPPDQGSTLVVNCEISGLSNHYWELRKCRPKLKKLKKLLMDNTYDGPENDLEPEQNNSLYTTEDLLDQIQASKKELINHLKRIHACSIKGFWRLLDFDYEMKLLNHIMQLIDSESWSFSKVPLTVCLQELKCLEPEEMIEHCLVCYGKTFTDNDEVYFAMDEDKICRATAQMLLQNAVKFNLSEFQEVWQQSVPEGMNTRLDQLKGLALVDRTSRPETIFLLKVEDLSEDTQERFNSLFSMREKWQEADIAPYIQDLCGEKQTVSALLTKYARSSLQNGVKLYNSRRPLS is encoded by the exons ATGAACCGGACAGCAGAAGAGGTGGAGGCCACGCTACATGTTGCGAAGCTGGAGCTTTGTGACCTGCGACGTACTGCACAGTGTCTCCGCTTCAGTGACACGTTTACCTCCGGGGAGTACAGCCTCATGGAGCTGGATGATACCATGTGCCGGGAGATTGAAACTGGGAGCAG TCTTGTGATCCGAGGTGACAAAGATGACCATGCTGTTCTTTGTAGTCAAGACAAAACCTATGACCTTAAAATTGCTGATACGtcaaatttactgctttttattcCTGATTGCAAGACTGCAGACCAACTGCCCCCTGATCAGGGATCTACCCTTGTAGTTAATTGTGAG ATCTCTGGATTATCCAATCATTACTGGGAACTGAGGAAATGTAGACCAAAACTAAAAAAGCTGAAGAAGCTTCTGATGGATAATACCTATGATGGGCCAGAGAATGACCTAGAGCCAGAACAAAATAATTCTTTG TATACAACAGAAGACCTTCTGGATCAGATTCAAGCGAGCAAGAAAGAATTAATTAATCACTTGAAACGTATACATGCATGCAGTATTAAAG GTTTTTGGCGACTTCTTGATTTTGATTATGAGATGAAGCTTCTGAATCACATCATGCAGTTGATTGACTCCGAGTCCTGGTCTTTTAGCAAAGTTCCATTAACCGTTTGTCTTCAAGAACTTAAATGTTTGGAGCCAGA GGAGATGATAGAGCACTGTCTTGTTTGCTATGGGAAGACGTTTACAGATAACG ATGAAGTTTATTTTGCTATGGACGAGGATAAAATCTGCAGAGCTACAGCCCAGATGCTTCTGCAGAACGCAGTGAAGTTTAATCTTTCTGAGTTCCAGGAAGTGTGGCAGCAAAGTGTCCCAGAGGGCATGAATACCAGGCTGGACCAGCTAAAG GGGCTTGCATTGGTGGATCGCACATCTAGGCCAGAGACCATATTCCTGCTGAAAGTAGAGGACTTGTCTGAAGATACCCAAGAGCGATTCAACAGTTTGTTCAGCATGAGAGAGAAGTGGCAAGAAGCAGATATTGCTCCTTATATCCA GGACTTGTGTGGAGAGAAACAGACAGTCAGCGCGCTACTGACTAAATATGCTCGATCTTCGCTACAGAATGGTGTTAAACTTTATAATTCCAGACGCCCTCTATCCTGA